The Desulfonatronovibrio magnus genome has a window encoding:
- a CDS encoding Fic family protein, giving the protein MGIAKLEFAGTLNEDEPRFFTASTGDLYVVVAVNVTTQAPYTQASELAARVHGVFVKIHPFVDGNGRTSWLLMNLELMKSGLPPIVLPVEKRMEYYETLDTAHTKNDYEPFLNDHKYSRPSINPQRL; this is encoded by the coding sequence GTGGGTATAGCCAAACTGGAATTTGCCGGTACCCTGAACGAGGATGAGCCCAGGTTTTTTACAGCCAGTACAGGTGATTTGTATGTAGTGGTGGCTGTCAATGTAACCACTCAAGCGCCTTATACCCAGGCCAGTGAACTGGCTGCCCGTGTTCATGGTGTTTTTGTGAAAATCCATCCTTTTGTGGACGGCAATGGCAGAACATCATGGCTGCTGATGAATCTGGAGCTCATGAAAAGCGGGCTCCCACCGATTGTTCTGCCTGTGGAAAAGCGGATGGAATATTACGAGACCCTGGATACAGCCCATACGAAAAATGATTATGAGCCATTCTTAAATGACCACAAATATTCACGACCATCAATCAACCCGCAAAGGCTTTGA